Proteins co-encoded in one Desulforegula conservatrix Mb1Pa genomic window:
- the lnt gene encoding apolipoprotein N-acyltransferase yields MLSIILIFSSFPPFSIPFAGILGLSLFFYSLSKIESLKATIAAGASFGFLFSIAAGKGIIFSSVIHYAKTPMFALLFFTASVALPSGILHGLFSALFNILKSESLAFRIMVAPALWILFEYLREIIPGSIPWANMGYMMMPCLPYVQIADFAGIYGVSFIVASCAGLLSGIYSCYNDREQIDYRQITILIAFVLIPLIYGQYRISSFDKKFKSYYDLGSGSEINSICVQGSHSPSDRWRGLEFFGRFSTYKSMTAEMLANSIDASKPSIIVWPESVLNMSSSTSETVFRDISALMGKNSVLISGGIRNGAKGSFNSAYIFPDDGTVLAYDKNILLPYAEKAVSSFKIGSFQGAPDEFIEGKTKPYFKAGNLDLGISICLEDLYPGYVRKSVDLGAKLLINISADDWFGKTGTAEMHLDAARMRAIENRKFMIRCANSGVSAIISATGKLEKQTRLFERSAIQGISVMMDEKSFYSKNGDFILLISAIIIISSFIKIIFSRQ; encoded by the coding sequence GTGCTTTCCATTATTCTGATTTTTTCTTCATTCCCTCCTTTTTCTATCCCATTTGCAGGGATTTTAGGGCTGTCTTTATTTTTTTATTCTCTTTCAAAAATAGAATCACTAAAAGCTACGATTGCAGCCGGAGCCTCTTTCGGATTTCTTTTTTCAATAGCAGCAGGCAAAGGCATCATATTTTCGTCAGTAATTCACTATGCTAAGACTCCTATGTTTGCCTTGCTTTTTTTTACGGCATCGGTTGCCCTGCCATCAGGAATCCTTCATGGTCTCTTTTCAGCCCTTTTCAATATCCTCAAGTCTGAAAGCTTAGCATTCAGGATTATGGTTGCCCCTGCGCTGTGGATTCTCTTCGAATATTTGCGTGAAATAATACCAGGAAGCATTCCCTGGGCAAATATGGGTTATATGATGATGCCATGTCTGCCTTATGTGCAGATAGCTGATTTTGCAGGAATATATGGCGTTTCATTTATTGTCGCATCATGTGCAGGGCTGCTTTCGGGGATTTATTCATGTTATAATGACAGGGAACAAATTGATTACAGACAAATAACAATCCTGATTGCTTTTGTCTTAATACCTTTAATTTATGGCCAATACAGAATCAGCAGTTTTGATAAAAAATTCAAAAGCTATTATGATTTAGGTTCAGGTTCAGAAATCAATTCTATATGCGTTCAGGGAAGCCATTCTCCGTCTGACAGATGGAGAGGCCTGGAATTTTTCGGCAGGTTCAGCACATACAAATCAATGACTGCTGAAATGCTTGCTAATAGTATTGATGCCTCAAAACCATCAATTATTGTCTGGCCGGAATCAGTACTTAATATGTCATCTTCAACATCAGAGACAGTTTTCAGAGATATTTCAGCTCTTATGGGCAAAAATTCAGTACTGATTTCAGGTGGTATAAGAAATGGCGCCAAAGGGAGCTTCAACAGCGCATATATATTCCCAGACGACGGAACAGTATTAGCATACGATAAAAATATACTTCTTCCTTATGCTGAAAAGGCTGTGAGTTCTTTTAAAATAGGCAGTTTCCAGGGCGCGCCGGATGAATTTATTGAAGGAAAAACTAAACCATATTTTAAAGCAGGCAATCTTGATCTTGGAATCTCAATCTGTCTTGAAGACCTTTATCCCGGGTATGTAAGAAAATCTGTGGATCTTGGCGCTAAACTACTGATTAATATTTCAGCAGATGACTGGTTCGGAAAAACAGGAACAGCTGAAATGCACCTTGACGCAGCCAGAATGCGGGCCATTGAAAACCGGAAATTCATGATAAGGTGCGCCAATAGCGGTGTATCAGCAATAATTTCAGCTACTGGCAAACTTGAGAAACAAACCCGGCTTTTTGAAAGATCAGCAATTCAGGGGATTTCTGTTATGATGGACGAAAAGAGTTTTTATTCAAAAAACGGTGACTTTATATTGCTTATTTCAGCCATTATAATTATCTCTTCTTTCATAAAAATTATTTTCAGCAGACAATGA
- the gmhB gene encoding D-glycero-beta-D-manno-heptose 1,7-bisphosphate 7-phosphatase — protein sequence MSVNNKKIVFIDRDGVINFDSPQYIKNEDEFVFIPGSAEAFGLLKDNGFETIIITNQSVIGRKMVTSEGLEKIFSKMRTGIIESGGRILDIFFCPHVPEDKCGCRKPEPGLLNMAKEKYSVDMSGAYMIGDTAKDMLAAERAGVGRKILVRTGSGVKTLDKIKSGELNTPDYIADDLMAAVKWVISDGTGLI from the coding sequence ATGTCTGTAAATAATAAAAAAATAGTTTTTATCGACAGGGATGGGGTAATCAATTTTGATTCTCCTCAATATATCAAGAATGAAGATGAGTTTGTTTTTATACCTGGAAGCGCGGAAGCTTTCGGGCTTTTAAAAGATAATGGTTTTGAGACGATAATAATCACAAACCAGTCTGTTATTGGCAGAAAAATGGTCACTTCAGAAGGCCTTGAAAAGATTTTTTCAAAGATGCGGACTGGAATTATAGAATCTGGAGGACGAATACTCGACATATTTTTCTGCCCTCATGTTCCTGAAGACAAATGCGGATGCAGAAAACCTGAACCAGGTCTTTTGAATATGGCCAAAGAAAAGTATTCTGTTGATATGTCTGGAGCTTACATGATTGGGGACACTGCAAAGGATATGCTTGCAGCTGAAAGGGCAGGAGTCGGCAGAAAAATTCTTGTGCGTACCGGAAGCGGAGTTAAAACCCTTGATAAGATAAAGTCAGGAGAATTAAATACTCCCGATTATATTGCAGACGATCTGATGGCAGCAGTTAAATGGGTCATTTCAGATGGTACGGGATTAATATGA